A stretch of Henckelia pumila isolate YLH828 chromosome 4, ASM3356847v2, whole genome shotgun sequence DNA encodes these proteins:
- the LOC140867560 gene encoding zinc finger protein ZAT9-like encodes MMEKYRCKLCSKNFINGRALGGHMKSHMMNLYAARKDPFDSKMKGADIDSFNTNSSYYSTSDEEDSSFDAVGSVVLDQDRESETDSWKKKKYSGGRRSKRVVKSRTCGFERIEMEGFLQVKKSKSFGEEKGSSMSSILVGTPEEDVAYCLIMLSKDKWERDDHKFEYRARIRIKQEEEEEEEEKKKRSHEDGCSNKVRGKYKCEACNKLFRSYQALGGHRASHKKIIVAETGRSHGGSKAAAVLEEKVHECPFCPRVFKSGQALGGHKRTHFLGISRNVIETSTIVKPFPRIRENLSIDLNLPAPEDDTISPRLIV; translated from the coding sequence ATGATGGAGAAATACAGATGCAAACTCTGCTCCAAAAACTTCATCAATGGAAGAGCTTTAGGCGGTCACATGAAATCTCACATGATGAATCTTTATGCAGCAAGAAAAGATCCTTTTGATTCGAAGATGAAAGGGGCTGATATTGATTCTTTCAATACAAATTCATCGTATTATTCCACCTCGGATGAAGAGGATTCGTCGTTTGATGCTGTGGGTTCTGTTGTTCTTGATCAAGATAGAGAAAGTGAGACGGATTcatggaagaagaagaagtactcCGGTGGCAGAAGATCCAAGAGGGTTGTAAAGTCGAGAACTTGTGGTTTTGAAAGGATTGAAATGGAGGGTTTTTTGCAAGTCAAGAAATCCAAGAGTTTTGGAGAAGAAAAGGGGTCGAGTATGAGTTCGATTTTAGTCGGGACACCGGAAGAAGATGTTGCTTATTGTTTGATCATGCTGTCCAAGGACAAGTGGGAGAGGGATGATCATAAGTTCGAATATCGAGCTCGAATTCGaataaaacaagaagaagaagaagaagaagaagaaaaaaaaaagagaagtcATGAAGACGGTTGTTCGAACAAAGTTAGAGGGAAGTATAAATGTGAGGCGTGTAATAAATTGTTTAGGTCTTATCAAGCACTTGGTGGGCACAGAGCGAGCCACAAGAAGATCATCGTGGCCGAGACAGGGAGGAGTCATGGTGGTTCAAAGGCGGCGGCGGTGCTGGAGGAGAAAGTGCACGAGTGCCCTTTTTGCCCGAGAGTCTTTAAATCAGGGCAGGCACTTGGAGGCCATAAAAGAACACATTTTCTTGGAATTTCAAGAAATGTTATAGAGACTAGTACAATTGTGAAGCCATTTCCAAGAATCCGCGAAAATTTGAGTATAGATCTTAATCTCCCTGCCCCCGAAGACGACACGATCTCACCGCGCTTGATTGTTTGA
- the LOC140860022 gene encoding uncharacterized protein isoform X1, protein MNSSRNLVDYLTAHVSLYHSRIPKPIPNPNSNQRSAVLRWFSSLSVHQRRSFLTIVDPNFIKILLQMRRKILSNDCGRFIILPDLPQNDNSALPTLCYRKSDGLLRRFSEFNHGERAIRDSVELFSSGEGAGSEKTSGFLPIDAMTVSEELVADVSKFLQIVDEVAGGGFLSGGEEGEIAEEWVELGWLKGKGYYSLEEFVVNKMEVALRLGWMSCNSGKKRGLRLKERLNAAGIAANLFWRKKRCVDWWEKLDCSLKKKVLCAYFGKAAKSLVADVIKDKDCMWDDEVWFCDYLGKQPIRCNSARLGRRDFSTFQGTDLEVKRNANHAHGSRNPSLLDCKLKSLYILQVISTLLLESKHGEYGKEELFFSSLENVNSVSDSILRKLRELLMVISFDSTKIELLGEELTNSPREKLNKKHVIGNHKKKGKNRNKKVNGVPRPCQDGSEPTEPIEVKECGLSYSSKDGRQSSKFDFEDRAMDLTRGNILSDDIMEPVKGVTNEKIRSASRKNRKERKKLKSTRSNGADIGNSQSRITGVSSTSASSHYGSSTSSCTSRGSKFESLSDSTMVGNGRLDANSNVCNSASATIVSQVNSDYSVGSSGKIGSKSHRGSSNPVQSGAKTFSDSSLKCDLTYHTTPGNIGKQMKGGESEGKPTLFREQGTLSVLRVGAISSPAYISYEWPNVAPIHHSANTHLPAATDRLHLDVGHNWQSHFHRSFIPTLQVRNPPIDNAYSGIMSRPLPMSSDWPPSVHGVNRLVSSVTCNYDSEFILRRQSTFQRGFTAQTVQCSTTTSEDERTLSGDLKDFVDVTNSQEMVEEHDKHWMSEDELEAHAISGMDYNQYFGGGVMYWNPSDHPATSFSRPPSLCSDDSSWAWREADMNRDVDDIVAFSSSYSTNGLTSPSAASFCSPFDSLGSGALGFVIPGSEISGKMLHSSSTMTDAAEESVSGTMSNISGDGELKTVDSLPYPILRPIIIPNMSRDRSRADFKRTFDHKSPCVPPNTREQPWVKRPPSPVVLCAPRAPRPPPPSPVGDSGKHRGFPTVRSGSSSPRHWGVKGWFHDGVNFEEASVPMHGNEVVWPPWRNKNLSARQLTQPLAGTLLQDRLIAISQLARDQEHPDVAFPLQPPESRNCSTHEASLSLIHDILHNEINSFCKQVATENLIRKPYISWAVKRVARSLQVLWPRSRTNIFGSNATGLSLPSSDVDLVVCLPPVRNLEPIKEAGILEGRNGIKETCLQHAARYLANQEWVKSDSLKIVENTAIPIIMLVVEVPRDLTSSALSNVQTPREAHGGADSEEGKPFPTDTAGSEISLSLKWCNTRYDIVYGAKSVRLDISFKSPTHTGLQTTGLVKDLADRFPAVTPLTLVLKQFLADRSLDQSYSGGLSSYCLVLLITRFLQHEHHQGRPINQNYGSLLMDFLYFFGNVFDPRQMCISVQGSGIYLNRERGCSIDPLYIDDPLLLTDNVGRNCFRIHQCIKAFADAYTMLENELPCLPRNNDSNAKPFSKLLPKIIPSIGNLVGS, encoded by the exons ATGAATTCCAGCCGGAATCTTGTTGATTACCTAACTGCTCATGTTTCTCTTTACCATTCACGAATACCGAAGCCAATCCCGAACCCGAACTCGAATCAACGGTCAGCTGTCCTCCGATGGTTCTCTTCCCTCTCGGTGCACCAGCGCCGCTCGTTCCTGACGATCGTCGACCCCAATTTCATCAAAATACTCCTCCAAATGCGACGGAAGATCCTATCCAATGACTGCGGCCGTTTCATCATCCTCCCCGACCTCCCGCAAAACGACAATTCTGCTCTCCCCACTCTCTGTTACCGGAAATCTGACGGTTTGTTGAGGAGATTCTCCGAGTTCAATCACGGTGAACGCGCGATTCGTGATTCTGTCGAGCTGTTCAGCTCGGGAGAAGGGGCGGGGAGCGAGAAAACAAGTGGGTTTCTTCCTATTGATGCGATGACAGTGAGTGAGGAATTGGTGGCGGACGTCAGTAAGTTTCTTCAGATTGTTGATGAAGTTGCGGGAGGGGGGTTCTTGAGTGGTGGGGAGGAGGGGGAAATCGCGGAGGAGTGGGTGGAGCTGGGGTGGTTAAAGGGGAAGGGATATTATAGTTTGGAGGAGTTTGTTGTGAATAAAATGGAGGTTGCTCTAAGGTTGGGCTGGATGAGTTGTAATAGTGGGAAGAAAAGAGGGTTGAGGTTGAAGGAAAGGTTGAATGCTGCTGGCATAGCAGCGAATTTGTTTTGGAGGAAGAAAAGGTGTGTTGATTGGTGGGAGAAGCTGGATTGTTCACTGAAAAAGAAAGTGCTTTGTGCTTACTTTGGAAAAGCCGCAAAATCACTG GTTGCGGATGTGATAAAGGACAAGGATTGTATGTGGGATGATGAAGTGTGGTTCTGTGATTATCTTGGTAAGCAGCCAATAAGATGCAATTCTGCTAGGTTGGGTAGGAGAGACTTCTCAACCTTCCAAGGCACAGATTTGGAAGTTAAACGGAATGCCAACCATGCACATGGTTCTAGAAATCCATCTCTTTTAGATTGTAAATTAAAGAGTTTGTATATTCTTCAGGTTATTTCCACCTTGTTATTAGAATCTAAGCATGGTGAATATGGCAAAGAGGAACTTTTTTTCAGCTCTTTGGAAAATGTAAATAGTGTTTCAGATAGTATACTAAGAAAGTTACGAGAGTTACTCATGGTTATTTCATTTGATTCTACAAAAATTGAGTTACTGGGGGAGGAACTCACAAACTCCCCTAGGGAGAAACTTAACAAGAAACATGTCATTGGAAACCACAAGAAAAAAGGAAAGAACCGTAACAAAAAGGTTAATGGTGTTCCAAGACCTTGTCAAGATGGCTCAGAACCAACTGAGCCTATTGAG GTCAAAGAATGTGGATTATCTTATAGCAGTAAAGATGGTAGACAGTCCagtaagtttgattttgaagaTCGGGCAATGGATCTTACTCGAGGGAATATCTTATCTGATGATATTATG GAACCTGTTAAAGGAGTAACTAATGAAAAAATAAGAAGTGCTTCTAGGAAGAATAGGAAAGAGAGAAAAAAGCTTAAAAGCACTAGGTCCAATGGTGCAGATATTGGGAATAGTCAATCAAGAATCACTGGAGTTTCCTCGACCTCTGCTAGTTCACATTATGGGTCCTCAACGTCTAGTTGTACATCTAGAGGATCAAAATTTGAGTCTTTGTCAGACAGTACTATGGTTGGGAATGGTAGGCTCGATGCAAATTCAAATGTATGTAATTCTGCAAGTGCAACTATCGTGTCACAAGTCAACAGTGACTATTCTGTTGGCTCGAGTGGCAAAATCGGCTCAAAGAGCCATCGAGGGTCATCCAATCCAGTCCAAAGTGGTGCCAAAACTTTTTCAGATAGTTCTTTGAAATGTGACTTGACCTACCACACAACACCTG GTAATATAGGAAAACAAATGAAAGGTGGTGAATCAGAAGGCAAACCAACTCTTTTTCGTGAGCAAGGAACTTTAAGTGTCCTTCGAGTTGGGGCCATAAGTTCACCAGCATACATTTCTTACGAGTGGCCGAATGTAGCCCCCATTCATCATTCTGCCAATACTCATCTTCCTGCTGCCACTGACAGACTGCATCTTGATGTTGGTCACAATTGGCAAAGTCATTTTCACCGATCTTTTATTCCAACTTTACAAGTAAGAAATCCTCCCATCGACAATGCCTATAGTGGGATTATGTCTAGACCTTTGCCAATGAGTTCAGATTGGCCCCCTTCGGTGCATGGTGTTAATAGACTAGTTTCATCCGTTACCTGCAATTATGATTCTGAATTCATTTTACGGAGGCAGTCTACTTTTCAGCGAGGCTTCACTGCTCAAACTGTACAGTGCAGTACAACTACTTCTGAGGATGAAAGGACGCTTTCTGGTGACCTGAAAGACTTTGTTGATGTTACAAATTCACAAGAAATGGTGGAGGAGCACGATAAACACTGGATGTCTGAGGATGAATTAGAGGCACATGCCATCTCTGGGATGGATTATAATCAGTATTTTGGTGGAGGCGTGATGTATTGGAACCCCTCGGATCATCCAGCAACCAGTTTCTCTCGTCCTCCCTCTCTTTGTTCAGATGATAGCTCTTGGGCTTGGCGGGAAGCAGATATGAACAGGGATGTTGATGATATAGTGGCTTTCTCCTCCTCTTATAGTACAAATGGTTTAACCTCTCCATCTGCTGCTTCGTTTTGCTCCCCCTTTGATTCTTTGGGTTCAGGGGCTCTAGGTTTTGTTATACCTGGAAGTGAAATTAGTGGCAAGATGCTACATTCTTCCTCAACAATGACAGATGCTGCAGAGGAGAGTGTCTCAGGAACTATGTCCAATATTTCGGGTGATGGAGAACTGAAGACCGTGGATTCACTTCCTTACCCAATTTTGAGGCCAATAATCATACCAAATATGTCACGAGACAGATCAAGGGCAGATTTTAAACGTACTTTTGATCATAAAAGCCCTTGTGTTCCTCCAAATACACGGGAACAACCTTGGGTTAAAAGGCCTCCTTCTCCTGTAGTCCTCTGTGCTCCACGCGCTCCTCGCCCACCTCCACCATCTCCTGTTGGTGATTCTGGAAAACACAGGGGTTTTCCTACTGTTCGATCTGGTAGCTCAAGCCCGAGACACTGGGGTGTCAAAGGCTGGTTCCATGATGGAGTCAATTTTGAGGAAGCCAGCGTACCCATGCATGGGAATGAAGTTGTTTGGCCCCCTTGGAGAAACAAAAACCTTTCAGCTCGTCAGTTGACTCAGCCTTTGGCAGGAACACTGCTTCAGGACCGCCTTATTGCAATTTCACAGCTAGCTCGTGATCAGGAACAT CCAGATGTTGCGTTTCCTTTGCAACCACCTGAATCACGAAACTGTTCCACTCACGAGGCATCTCTGTCACTGATTCATGACATTCTCCATAATGAGATCAACTCTTTCTGTAAGCAG GTTGCTACGGAGAATTTAATAAGGAAGCCTTACATTAGTTGGGCTGTTAAGCGTGTTGCACGGTCTCTTCAGGTCTTATGGCCTCGCTCTAGGACTAATATTTTTGGTTCTAATGCAACTGGTTTGTCTCTGCCATCTAGTGATGTGGATCTTGTGGTTTGTCTTCCCCCTGTGAGGAATTTG GAACCTATTAAAGAGGCTGGGATCTTAGAAGGACGAAATGGCATTAAAGAAACCTGCCTTCAG CATGCGGCTAGATATCTCGCAAACCAGGAATGGGTCAAAAGTGATTCTCTCAAGATTGTTGAAAATACTGCT ATACCTATCATCATGCTTGTGGTAGAAGTTCCTCGTGATCTGACTTCCTCTGCTTTGTCAAATGTTCAAACTCCACGAGAAGCCCATGGTGGTGCAGATTCTGAAGAAGGCAAACCTTTTCCGACGGATACAGCTGGCTCTGAGATCTCTCTTTCACTGAAGTGGTGTAACACTagatatgatattgtttatggtgCCAAATCTGTTCGTCTTGACATTAGTTTTAAGTCTCCCACACACACAGGACTTCAGACTACTGGACTG GTTAAAGATCTGGCGGATCGATTTCCTGCGGTAACACCTCTTACTTTGGTGCTGAAACAGTTCTTGGCTGATCGTAGCCTGGACCAATCTTATTCCGGCGGTTTAAGTTCATATTGCCTG GTGTTGCTAATCACACGTTTTCTGCAGCATGAGCATCATCAAGGCCGGCCCATTAATCAA AATTATGGAAGCCTTCTGATGGATTTTCTCTACTTCTTTGG GAATGTATTTGACCCACGTCAAATGTGTATCTCAGTACAGGGAAGTGGGATATATTTAAACAGGGAACGTGGGTGCAG CATTGATCCACTTTACATTGACGATCCTCTTCTTCTGACCGATAATGTCGGGCGGAATTGCTTCCGCATACATCAGTGCATCAAG GCATTTGCGGATGCTTATACAATGCTTGAGAATGAGCTCCCATGTCTACCTAGAAATAATGACTCAAATGCCAAACCTTTCAGCAAACTACTTCCAAAGATTATTCCGAGCATCGGAAATTTGGTTGGTTCCTAA
- the LOC140860022 gene encoding uncharacterized protein isoform X2, whose translation MNSSRNLVDYLTAHVSLYHSRIPKPIPNPNSNQRSAVLRWFSSLSVHQRRSFLTIVDPNFIKILLQMRRKILSNDCGRFIILPDLPQNDNSALPTLCYRKSDGLLRRFSEFNHGERAIRDSVELFSSGEGAGSEKTSGFLPIDAMTVSEELVADVSKFLQIVDEVAGGGFLSGGEEGEIAEEWVELGWLKGKGYYSLEEFVVNKMEVALRLGWMSCNSGKKRGLRLKERLNAAGIAANLFWRKKRCVDWWEKLDCSLKKKVLCAYFGKAAKSLVADVIKDKDCMWDDEVWFCDYLGKQPIRCNSARLGRRDFSTFQGTDLEVKRNANHAHGSRNPSLLDCKLKSLYILQVISTLLLESKHGEYGKEELFFSSLENVNSVSDSILRKLRELLMVISFDSTKIELLGEELTNSPREKLNKKHVIGNHKKKGKNRNKKVNGVPRPCQDGSEPTEPIEVKECGLSYSSKDGRQSSKFDFEDRAMDLTRGNILSDDIMEPVKGVTNEKIRSASRKNRKERKKLKSTRSNGADIGNSQSRITGVSSTSASSHYGSSTSSCTSRGSKFESLSDSTMVGNGRLDANSNVCNSASATIVSQVNSDYSVGSSGKIGSKSHRGSSNPVQSGAKTFSDSSLKCDLTYHTTPGNIGKQMKGGESEGKPTLFREQGTLSVLRVGAISSPAYISYEWPNVAPIHHSANTHLPAATDRLHLDVGHNWQSHFHRSFIPTLQVRNPPIDNAYSGIMSRPLPMSSDWPPSVHGVNRLVSSVTCNYDSEFILRRQSTFQRGFTAQTVQCSTTTSEDERTLSGDLKDFVDVTNSQEMVEEHDKHWMSEDELEAHAISGMDYNQYFGGGVMYWNPSDHPATSFSRPPSLCSDDSSWAWREADMNRDVDDIVAFSSSYSTNGLTSPSAASFCSPFDSLGSGALGFVIPGSEISGKMLHSSSTMTDAAEESVSGTMSNISGDGELKTVDSLPYPILRPIIIPNMSRDRSRADFKRTFDHKSPCVPPNTREQPWVKRPPSPVVLCAPRAPRPPPPSPVGDSGKHRGFPTVRSGSSSPRHWGVKGWFHDGVNFEEASVPMHGNEVVWPPWRNKNLSARQLTQPLAGTLLQDRLIAISQLARDQEHPDVAFPLQPPESRNCSTHEASLSLIHDILHNEINSFCKQVATENLIRKPYISWAVKRVARSLQVLWPRSRTNIFGSNATGLSLPSSDVDLVVCLPPVRNLEPIKEAGILEGRNGIKETCLQHAARYLANQEWVKSDSLKIVENTAIPIIMLVVEVPRDLTSSALSNVQTPREAHGGADSEEGKPFPTDTAGSEISLSLKWCNTRYDIVYGAKSVRLDISFKSPTHTGLQTTGLVKDLADRFPAVTPLTLVLKQFLADRSLDQSYSGGLSSYCLVLLITRFLQHEHHQGRPINQNYGSLLMDFLYFFGNVFDPRQMCISVQGSGIYLNRERGCRHLRMLIQCLRMSSHVYLEIMTQMPNLSANYFQRLFRASEIWLVPKSLGTIAHVKYFQKPSNSCPSPTILL comes from the exons ATGAATTCCAGCCGGAATCTTGTTGATTACCTAACTGCTCATGTTTCTCTTTACCATTCACGAATACCGAAGCCAATCCCGAACCCGAACTCGAATCAACGGTCAGCTGTCCTCCGATGGTTCTCTTCCCTCTCGGTGCACCAGCGCCGCTCGTTCCTGACGATCGTCGACCCCAATTTCATCAAAATACTCCTCCAAATGCGACGGAAGATCCTATCCAATGACTGCGGCCGTTTCATCATCCTCCCCGACCTCCCGCAAAACGACAATTCTGCTCTCCCCACTCTCTGTTACCGGAAATCTGACGGTTTGTTGAGGAGATTCTCCGAGTTCAATCACGGTGAACGCGCGATTCGTGATTCTGTCGAGCTGTTCAGCTCGGGAGAAGGGGCGGGGAGCGAGAAAACAAGTGGGTTTCTTCCTATTGATGCGATGACAGTGAGTGAGGAATTGGTGGCGGACGTCAGTAAGTTTCTTCAGATTGTTGATGAAGTTGCGGGAGGGGGGTTCTTGAGTGGTGGGGAGGAGGGGGAAATCGCGGAGGAGTGGGTGGAGCTGGGGTGGTTAAAGGGGAAGGGATATTATAGTTTGGAGGAGTTTGTTGTGAATAAAATGGAGGTTGCTCTAAGGTTGGGCTGGATGAGTTGTAATAGTGGGAAGAAAAGAGGGTTGAGGTTGAAGGAAAGGTTGAATGCTGCTGGCATAGCAGCGAATTTGTTTTGGAGGAAGAAAAGGTGTGTTGATTGGTGGGAGAAGCTGGATTGTTCACTGAAAAAGAAAGTGCTTTGTGCTTACTTTGGAAAAGCCGCAAAATCACTG GTTGCGGATGTGATAAAGGACAAGGATTGTATGTGGGATGATGAAGTGTGGTTCTGTGATTATCTTGGTAAGCAGCCAATAAGATGCAATTCTGCTAGGTTGGGTAGGAGAGACTTCTCAACCTTCCAAGGCACAGATTTGGAAGTTAAACGGAATGCCAACCATGCACATGGTTCTAGAAATCCATCTCTTTTAGATTGTAAATTAAAGAGTTTGTATATTCTTCAGGTTATTTCCACCTTGTTATTAGAATCTAAGCATGGTGAATATGGCAAAGAGGAACTTTTTTTCAGCTCTTTGGAAAATGTAAATAGTGTTTCAGATAGTATACTAAGAAAGTTACGAGAGTTACTCATGGTTATTTCATTTGATTCTACAAAAATTGAGTTACTGGGGGAGGAACTCACAAACTCCCCTAGGGAGAAACTTAACAAGAAACATGTCATTGGAAACCACAAGAAAAAAGGAAAGAACCGTAACAAAAAGGTTAATGGTGTTCCAAGACCTTGTCAAGATGGCTCAGAACCAACTGAGCCTATTGAG GTCAAAGAATGTGGATTATCTTATAGCAGTAAAGATGGTAGACAGTCCagtaagtttgattttgaagaTCGGGCAATGGATCTTACTCGAGGGAATATCTTATCTGATGATATTATG GAACCTGTTAAAGGAGTAACTAATGAAAAAATAAGAAGTGCTTCTAGGAAGAATAGGAAAGAGAGAAAAAAGCTTAAAAGCACTAGGTCCAATGGTGCAGATATTGGGAATAGTCAATCAAGAATCACTGGAGTTTCCTCGACCTCTGCTAGTTCACATTATGGGTCCTCAACGTCTAGTTGTACATCTAGAGGATCAAAATTTGAGTCTTTGTCAGACAGTACTATGGTTGGGAATGGTAGGCTCGATGCAAATTCAAATGTATGTAATTCTGCAAGTGCAACTATCGTGTCACAAGTCAACAGTGACTATTCTGTTGGCTCGAGTGGCAAAATCGGCTCAAAGAGCCATCGAGGGTCATCCAATCCAGTCCAAAGTGGTGCCAAAACTTTTTCAGATAGTTCTTTGAAATGTGACTTGACCTACCACACAACACCTG GTAATATAGGAAAACAAATGAAAGGTGGTGAATCAGAAGGCAAACCAACTCTTTTTCGTGAGCAAGGAACTTTAAGTGTCCTTCGAGTTGGGGCCATAAGTTCACCAGCATACATTTCTTACGAGTGGCCGAATGTAGCCCCCATTCATCATTCTGCCAATACTCATCTTCCTGCTGCCACTGACAGACTGCATCTTGATGTTGGTCACAATTGGCAAAGTCATTTTCACCGATCTTTTATTCCAACTTTACAAGTAAGAAATCCTCCCATCGACAATGCCTATAGTGGGATTATGTCTAGACCTTTGCCAATGAGTTCAGATTGGCCCCCTTCGGTGCATGGTGTTAATAGACTAGTTTCATCCGTTACCTGCAATTATGATTCTGAATTCATTTTACGGAGGCAGTCTACTTTTCAGCGAGGCTTCACTGCTCAAACTGTACAGTGCAGTACAACTACTTCTGAGGATGAAAGGACGCTTTCTGGTGACCTGAAAGACTTTGTTGATGTTACAAATTCACAAGAAATGGTGGAGGAGCACGATAAACACTGGATGTCTGAGGATGAATTAGAGGCACATGCCATCTCTGGGATGGATTATAATCAGTATTTTGGTGGAGGCGTGATGTATTGGAACCCCTCGGATCATCCAGCAACCAGTTTCTCTCGTCCTCCCTCTCTTTGTTCAGATGATAGCTCTTGGGCTTGGCGGGAAGCAGATATGAACAGGGATGTTGATGATATAGTGGCTTTCTCCTCCTCTTATAGTACAAATGGTTTAACCTCTCCATCTGCTGCTTCGTTTTGCTCCCCCTTTGATTCTTTGGGTTCAGGGGCTCTAGGTTTTGTTATACCTGGAAGTGAAATTAGTGGCAAGATGCTACATTCTTCCTCAACAATGACAGATGCTGCAGAGGAGAGTGTCTCAGGAACTATGTCCAATATTTCGGGTGATGGAGAACTGAAGACCGTGGATTCACTTCCTTACCCAATTTTGAGGCCAATAATCATACCAAATATGTCACGAGACAGATCAAGGGCAGATTTTAAACGTACTTTTGATCATAAAAGCCCTTGTGTTCCTCCAAATACACGGGAACAACCTTGGGTTAAAAGGCCTCCTTCTCCTGTAGTCCTCTGTGCTCCACGCGCTCCTCGCCCACCTCCACCATCTCCTGTTGGTGATTCTGGAAAACACAGGGGTTTTCCTACTGTTCGATCTGGTAGCTCAAGCCCGAGACACTGGGGTGTCAAAGGCTGGTTCCATGATGGAGTCAATTTTGAGGAAGCCAGCGTACCCATGCATGGGAATGAAGTTGTTTGGCCCCCTTGGAGAAACAAAAACCTTTCAGCTCGTCAGTTGACTCAGCCTTTGGCAGGAACACTGCTTCAGGACCGCCTTATTGCAATTTCACAGCTAGCTCGTGATCAGGAACAT CCAGATGTTGCGTTTCCTTTGCAACCACCTGAATCACGAAACTGTTCCACTCACGAGGCATCTCTGTCACTGATTCATGACATTCTCCATAATGAGATCAACTCTTTCTGTAAGCAG GTTGCTACGGAGAATTTAATAAGGAAGCCTTACATTAGTTGGGCTGTTAAGCGTGTTGCACGGTCTCTTCAGGTCTTATGGCCTCGCTCTAGGACTAATATTTTTGGTTCTAATGCAACTGGTTTGTCTCTGCCATCTAGTGATGTGGATCTTGTGGTTTGTCTTCCCCCTGTGAGGAATTTG GAACCTATTAAAGAGGCTGGGATCTTAGAAGGACGAAATGGCATTAAAGAAACCTGCCTTCAG CATGCGGCTAGATATCTCGCAAACCAGGAATGGGTCAAAAGTGATTCTCTCAAGATTGTTGAAAATACTGCT ATACCTATCATCATGCTTGTGGTAGAAGTTCCTCGTGATCTGACTTCCTCTGCTTTGTCAAATGTTCAAACTCCACGAGAAGCCCATGGTGGTGCAGATTCTGAAGAAGGCAAACCTTTTCCGACGGATACAGCTGGCTCTGAGATCTCTCTTTCACTGAAGTGGTGTAACACTagatatgatattgtttatggtgCCAAATCTGTTCGTCTTGACATTAGTTTTAAGTCTCCCACACACACAGGACTTCAGACTACTGGACTG GTTAAAGATCTGGCGGATCGATTTCCTGCGGTAACACCTCTTACTTTGGTGCTGAAACAGTTCTTGGCTGATCGTAGCCTGGACCAATCTTATTCCGGCGGTTTAAGTTCATATTGCCTG GTGTTGCTAATCACACGTTTTCTGCAGCATGAGCATCATCAAGGCCGGCCCATTAATCAA AATTATGGAAGCCTTCTGATGGATTTTCTCTACTTCTTTGG GAATGTATTTGACCCACGTCAAATGTGTATCTCAGTACAGGGAAGTGGGATATATTTAAACAGGGAACGTGGGTGCAG GCATTTGCGGATGCTTATACAATGCTTGAGAATGAGCTCCCATGTCTACCTAGAAATAATGACTCAAATGCCAAACCTTTCAGCAAACTACTTCCAAAGATTATTCCGAGCATCGGAAATTTGGTTGGTTCCTAAGAGTCTTGGAACAATTGCGCATGTAAAATATTTTCAGAAGCCTTCGAATTCCTGTCCATCTCCAACCATTCTTCTCTGA